One window of the Eschrichtius robustus isolate mEscRob2 chromosome 13, mEscRob2.pri, whole genome shotgun sequence genome contains the following:
- the NOPCHAP1 gene encoding NOP protein chaperone 1, translating into MEAHGESQSDASCSSFSRDGSGVSVSRELLTAGSGGRGGIWDRLLINSKPNSRKNSTLQTVRIERSPLLDQVQSFLPQMAQANEKLRKEMAAAPPGHFNIENIDETLGKVIQMDVALFEMNQSDSKEEDSSEENSQDSSEDSSESEDEDDSTSSEGEVTIDTIKLPHSEDGKGKIEVLDRPASEKKETGK; encoded by the exons ATGGAGGCCCACGGCGAATCCCAGTCCGACGCGAGCTGTTCGTCGTTTTCCCGGGACGGCTCCGGGGTCTCGGTGTCCAGGGAACTGCTGACGGCGGGCAGCGGCGGCCGCGGAG gtaTATGGGACAGGTTGCTCATCAACTCCAAGCCTAATTCCAGAAAGAATTCCACTCTTCAAACAGTTCGGATAGAGAGGAGTCCCT taTTGGACCAAGTACAGAGCTTTCTCCCACAGATGGCTCAGGCAAACGAAAAGCTAAGGAAAGAAATGGCAGCTGCACCACCTGGTCATTTCAATATTGAAAATATTGACGAGACTCTCGGAAAAGTTATACAAATG GATGTGGCCTTGTTTGAGATGAATCAGTCTGATTCAAAAGAAGAGGACAGTTCAGAAGAGAATTCACAAGACAGTTCAGAGGACAGTTCAGAATCTGAGGATGAAGACGATAGCACCTCTTCTGAAGGTGAAGTCACCATCGATACCATTAAGCTTCCTCATtcagaagatggaaaaggcaaaatagaGGTTCTGGACCGTCCTgccagtgaaaaaaaagaaacagggaaataA